ACACCGTCAATTATGACCATTTTGGTGCGGTAAGTGTGTTGAGAGGAAGCTAAAATACGTTCTAAGGCTTCTGTATTGTTGTGTAAGAATCGCTTGACTGTCGTGCCAGCTATTCCTTCATATACACTAGCATGGACCGCCATATCCACAATGGCGATGTCTTCTTTTTTCAACAAGCAAAGTAGAGAGGCACTGTTTGACGTATACCCCGTGGTATATACGATAGAAGAACCTTTTGGGCGTTTGAAAAAGGTAGAGATTTTATCTTCTAATTCTTTGTGATAATCCATGTAACCACCAATCAAAGGAGAAGCTCCTGCTCCTGTACCGTATTTCTCTATGCCATCAATTACTGCTTTTTTGATTTCGGGATGCTGGGTAAATCCTAAATAATCGTTGCAAACGAAACTAATGTAATCTCCTCTTTTGATGTATCCATCTTCTTCTAATCCAATTTCAGGTCCACAGCCAGAAGTAGCTAGTAAGCGATAGTTCATGAATTCATTGTCACGAAGGTAGTTGAGATACCCTTCGTGGGCGTTTGCTCTTTGGTAAATGTCTAGGTCGGGGATGTTTTCAAAATCTTTGAAACTCGCTTTAGTAAAGTCTATATTCATACCGTATTTATTAATAGGTTAACATCTATAAAAATAGATTAATTTCCTTAGTTGGAGAAATAATTTTGTCTTTTTAATCGCAATATGAAGGTAATGTAACGTGTGAATTGTATTTTATATTGATTTATTGCGATGTCCTGAATAAGGCCTATGTTATCAAAAAAGAGTAATACTCTATTGCGATAGTACAAGATAAAGGTGCGAAATAAGAAAAAAATTGCGCGTTTGAAGTAATAAATTGATAGAAGGGGTTGTTTTATGCTGATATCGTTGGGTGTAGTACGGTTTCTTTTGTGATTTATTTTACTTGTTTTAGCTGTAAAATGAGAAATTTAACCCTTTTTTTTGATTTTTTTGTTCGCTCCTAATGATTTCTCTTTCTGATTAATAGCATGAAACTATATTGTTAAATAGTTAATGTTAAGTGAATATTGTTTGAAAGTTGTTAGTATCTCGTTTAATTTGGTGTATACTTTTTAGTGTTACGGGGTATACACTGAAGAATGTTTTTTATCAACTATTATTTTGCCTTACTAACAAAATAAAAATTGAAAATAAAACAGGTAGTATTATGAAAAAGAGTATCATTGCAGGAGCATTTGCGCTACTAACTTCTTTAGCAGGTGCACAAACAAAGATTAGCAGTACGAGTATTGGTGTTAATTTAGGAGGGGTCGTATCCTTAGTGTATGACGATGCTTCCGTTCTAGGACTAAGAGATAGTCAGTGGAAACAAATCAGAGCGTATCAACGGGATTATGAAAATCAATATAGCCATTGGGCGAGTTCTAGTCGCTATAATGAGTCAGAACTCAATCGAAAAAGAGATCAGCTATATCGAGAAGTACGAATCAAAATAGGAGATATCCTGACCATTGAACAACAAGAGAAATGGAATGACAACGTGTATGTGTATACCCATTACCATCCATATGATCACAAAAAAGACCACCATTACCACAAGAGTAACAAGTACAAAAACAAACACAAACACAAGAAAAAAAATAAACACAAACACGACGATTGTGATTAGTACTAGGAAAACGCCAATTAGGCGTTTTTTTAAGTAATTAGTATTGTAATACCTATTGTACACCTTTTTTTGCTGTTTCAAAGCCTTTGCTGTTACGAACAATACTTCTTTGTCGTAATATCCCTTTTTTATTCGTTAATCGATACTACTGTGCGAGGGAGGTACTTTTATATTTGTTAAAATAACAGCGATAGGATATTGCAATTGCTCTATCATCCCGTGTTATTTTACCAGGTAACAGGAAGAAATAGAATAAATAAAGCCACACAAAAGATAAGAGAGTTAGTGGGGACTACTATACTAAAGGAGTTTAGTGTAAGCTTATCTTTATGGCTTAACGGCCAAGTGGCTTTATTATTTAAATAAAAGAACAAAACAACAAGACAATTTTTTTAGTATAATCCTACTGTAGGATTTAAAATGAAACAGAAAATCCCTTCAAAAAGCACTCAAAACAACGAGTGCTTTTTGCATTGCACGATTTTAATGTAAACGTATTATAGATTTTAGGTAAAATAAGAAAAGATATTGCGCTTAGGTTTCAACCTAAATACAACATCGTATAAACAGACGAGGGGGGATGTTATTTCTTGGTTCTATTTTAATTTTATTTACATTTTTTTTGTTAAAAATATTGAACGTTGTTTAGTGTGAATAATGTTTAATTTATATTTGTAACATAAAATTGATTTTTTGTTTCTATTTTATTGGATAATTTGATTTTAATTTACATAATGTTTTATGTTAATATGCGTGTATGTATAGTTTAAATTCAGTTTTATATCCTAGTATTATTTCAATTTTACTTTGTTTTGTTTTTTCAAATTAAAGCCTAAAAACAAGGGTTTAACGATGAAAGAAAGACAGTATTATGAAAATACCTTTAGAGCCGTTTATGCATCGGTCCTCTAGTAGACTTTATATAAATAGTGAAAATTTAGATAAAGTCTTGGAGCTAAGAAAAGATTTTATTTTTACCCCTCATGAGCTTAGTTTTTTTAGTATTCATTTGTTTACTGAAGGAGAAGGTATTTTAGATGTTGACTTTAGTCCAATAAAGGTAGTCGAAAAAGAAGTTTTAGTCCTTTTTAAAAATCAAGTGGTGGAGTGGAAAGAGCCCTTGAACTACAAGGCAAAGATTTTAATTTTTACAGAGGATTTTTTTTGTATTGATGAAATGCACTTTCAGTTTTTTTATACTTCAACTATATTCAAGCACTTAGGGAAATGTAAAAGTATTGCGATACACAACCATTTTGACGAACTAGTCTTGTTGTTTGATATCATAAACCAAGAATTAGAAAAGCCCTATTATCCTAAACAGCAATATGTGCTGAATAATTATTTGTTTAATATTTTGATTTTTTTGGAACGCGCATTGAATCAAAATGCCGTGGAAGAAAAGTTGACCGTGTCCCATGAGAAATTGATTGTTGCTAAATTTAAAGATTTAGTCAATCGAAAACTGAATAAGAGTTACAGTGTCAAGATGTATGCAGAAGAGTTGAATTTGGGATTGAGAACCATTGAATATGCCTTTCAAAAAATTGAAAATACGACCCCTTATAAGTGGATTTGTAAGCGGATGGTTATGGAAATCAGTAGGTGTTTGTTGTATAAAGATCTTCCTGTCAATGTTATTTCGTATCAATTGGGTTTTAAAGAAGCCAATCATTTATCTGTTTTTTTTAAAAAGCAAACGGGGTTTACTCCATTGGAGTATAAAAGCAAGTATTCCAAAGAGTAGAGATTTACTAGGACCATATAAAATAAGCCTATTCTCATAAAAAAATAGGCTTATTACTTGGCATTTATTGCTGTTGTAAAAAAGAAAAACGCTGTAGTAAAACTTCCTCACTTTCTTCGTGATCTGGATCGTCAATGCAACAATCTACAGGACAAACTGCAGCACATTGTGGTTCTCCAAAGTGACCTTTACATTCGGTACATTTACCTGGAACGATATAGTAGATATCATCTGCTATACTATCTTGGAATTCATCTGCATCAATTTCCGTTCCATCGGGTAATATTATATTTCCTTTCAGTACAGTTCCTTCTTTGTATCTCCAGTCATCTGATCCTTCGTATATTGCGTTATTTGGGCATTCTGGTTCACAGGCCCCGCAATTGATACATTGGTCCGTTATCATGGTTGCCATACTGCTATTGTTTTTTAGTGATGAGCTGTAAAAGGGTACGGAAGCGTTCTTGGTATTTTGGATTGATGGAACCATTTTCCGTATAGAGTTCACTTCGTTGAATGGCTACGCTATAAGGAGCAGGCCATGCTCTTAATGCTTTTGCAACGGCATCCATGGCATTGATTCCTTGCATCGCTTGAACACCATCTGCCCAGCATACCAAGCCCACTGTTTTTCCTGTTAAATACGGATTGGGCGATTTGGCACTGATTTCCAGCCAATCGAAGCAATTTTTCATTGCTCCCGTCATACTACCGTGATAAAGAGGCGTAAGCCAAAGGTGAATATCTGCTTCGCGAAACTGCAAATTCATTAGTTCTACTGCATTGGGTGTTCGCGTGGATGTAATATCAAAAAGAGGAATGCCAGATTCGGCTATTTTAAATACCGAAGTTTCGATTCCAAGGGTTGTGAGTTCATCACTTAAATATTGAGATAAGCGCTCAGAAGTAGAGTCTGCTCTTCGTTCCAAGGCGCCTGTAAAAATGAGGACTTTCATGAGTTGAGGTATTATTTAAAAATTACTTTGGGCATTCCAATTTCCCCATAGAGTAGTGATTTTACAAGGGGTTTTAATTTTTTGGATGCTACCATATAAAGAGAAGGGGGGACTTCTGGATTAGCTCGTACCACTACTTTTTGGTTGTGATACTCTGTCGTGTCTGCCTGTTGTACGTTAGATTCCCATAATTCAAGTTTAAGAGCATCGGGTGTACAAAATTTAAAAACAGTTGTCTCACTGTATAATTTATCAGCAATAACCATATAGACCCATTGTGGAATAATCGCATCAACAGAGCAATAAACAGCTACTGCTTTATCGCGATAACAAGAAAAATCAACCTGAGCAACGGCAGTTCTAAATTCTTTTTCTTTGATAATCATTTCCATATAAAGCAGCGGTTTAAGGTCAAATCCAACTACTTCAATAGTGGGTTCATACGTCATGAGGTCGAAAGCAATGATGCCTGTAGCGGCTACTTTATTTACGATTGTATCTGTTGCCATGGGAATTGAGATTAAGAAGTAGCCTTGCGTATGACCACAAGGCTACTGGTGTTATTATAGATTTGCAAGTGCTGTAAGGTAGTGTTGCTCAACAAGCGACCAGTCCAATACAGACCAAAAAGCATCTAGATAATCTGCTCTTTTATTTTGGTATTTAAGGTAGTACGCATGTTCCCATACATCAACACCTAAAATAGGATATCCTTGGTTTGCCCCGTTGGTATCCATCAAGGGATTGTCTTGATTTGGCGTTCCGGTAACCGCTAAGGTACCATCTGCTTTTACAAATAACCACGCCCATCCTGAACCGAATTGACCTAATCCTACTTTTTTAATTTCTTCTTTTAGATTTTCTAGACTTCCAAATGTTTGTCCAATAGCCTCTGCTAGTTTTCCTTTTGGCGCTAGTTGAGCAGTAGGAGATAGAATACTCCAGAACAAGGTATGGTTGAAATGACCTCCTCCGTTGTTTCTCACTGCTGGAGCATACGTACTGATGTTTCCTAAGATTTCTTCGATGCTCTTATTTTCATTTGGTGTTCCTGCTAATGCATTATTTAAATTGTCCACATATGCTTGGTGATGCTTACTGTGGTGAATCGTCATTGTTTCTTGATCAAAATGTGGCTCTAATGCATCGTATGCATAAGCAAGAGCCGGTAAATTAAAATTACTCATGGTTTGTGTTTTGAATTAAACGCTAGAACAAAAGTAGTAGTAATTTTTAATTAAACAAGTTTTTGCTTGTTTAATTAAAAGTAAAAATGATTGAGTTAATCTTCGGTAATTCAATTCATATAGGGGATCTGTACGTTACTAGAAAAAAAAGAATACCTTTGTTCGTGTAATAAAACAATATTTTATTTGGTAAATGAAAAAGAGTTCAACAGACCGAATTTTGATGCAATTGAAAATGCGAGGGGAAGTGATAGCCGCTGATCTTGCGGATCAATTGGAAATTACAAAAGAAGGCGCCCGCTTGCAACTGCAGAAACTTTTGAAAGAAGGCTTGGTATCCGCTGTGTTTAAAAGTGAGGGTGTTGGGCGACCAATTGCATACTATAGCCTTACAGATCAAGGGTTAGCTAAATTTCCTGATACGCATGCTCAGGTTACAGTTGAAATGATTGAGGCGGTAAGAAAACTCTTTGGGGAGAATGCGTTGGATTTATTGATTGCGGATCGAGAAAAGAAAGTGTACCAACACTATGAAACGGTGATCGGTCAGCCAAATTCGATAGAGGAAGTACTAAATCGTTTGGTAAAGATACGAACGCAAGAAGGGTATATGGCTGAATGGCAAAAGGAAGAAGACGGGAGCTATATTTTTATTGAAAATCATTGCCCTATTTGTGCGGCCGCAACCGTGTGTCAAGGGTTTTGCCGCAGTGAGTTGAACAACTTTAGACAATTAATGGGAAGCGATTTTCAGGTCGAACGCATTCAATATATCATTTCAGGTGCTCATCGTTGTACATATCGAATTACAAAAAAAGAACTGGAGTAGGGAGAAAGAAGTAAAAGGAGGGACTACATCAAGGCAAGTGTTGAAACAAGCCTAACTAACCTTATAGCATACTGGAAATAAATATAAAATGACGGTTTTTAACTCGTCGCGAAGGAGTTATCTAGCACAAACTAGGTAGCTCTTTTTTTTTGTGGATTAGGTTTCAAGTGCGAGCATAATACATCAAAAAAAGAAGTGTATAAAAACTGTATTATTTGTTAAAATAAGTAAAAAAATAATGAATCTATAAAATTATTGTTCAACTAATTTAAAATGTTTTGTGTGTGATATTCATTGACTTTTTGTGTATTTATTGTGATTGTTTTATTTTGTAAAGGGATTAGTGTTTTAATATTAGTGATATTTCAACTTTTTAATATATAGTTTTGTTTTGTACATTTGCGAAAAAATAGTTAAATATATAAAAAACATGACTTTTGAATTCAAGTTAATGCTGAACACATGATGCTGCTATTGGTCTCTTTGCTGTAATCTAGTTGCACTAGTCGATTGCTTGAAAAAGTGCGCAAGGCGGAATAACTTAAAGTACTAGAGGATTTGAACTTAGTTAAGGGGAATAGCGTTAGGAAATTGGTGAACATAACAACGTTCAAAGAGAAACACAAGACTAAGACTACCTTGTTTTAAATAAGTATTTAAAACTACAACAAGAAAAGCATGTATTAAAGCATAATTATGCTGATTTAGAAGCGACAAGGGAAAGAAATAGCGACAATTTCTCCAAAAGCATCATTTTGTTTTTTTTAAATAAATTAACTAATTTTTTAATTATATGTATTTAATGGAGTCTAAACCCTTTCATTTTTATTTTTTATTTGGATATTTTGTAATTTTTAACAAATTTGAACGAATAGGGTATCATGCTATTGTATATTGACTACATTTGCTTGAATTATATAAAATATATTGTATTACTTAATTGATTGTATTTTATGATTAAAAACACCTTTTTGGTTATTTTATTTTTACTTAATTGTGCTAATTTAGCTTATTCTCAAAATGAAGGTGCTGTTCAGATAAAAGCCACAGTTAGCGAAGGAAAAGTTAAATTACGTTGGGGAGTAGATCAGCCTTATGAATGGCAAAAGGCCAATACAGATGGGTTTAGTATTACCCGTTTAGTTGTCAAACGCGATGGTGTTCTATTGTCGCAACCTGAGAAGGTAGAATTGGCTCAAGTAAAAGCAGAAGCTTTGGAAGCGTGGATGGATGTTATTCAACAAGATCAATTCGCAGCCATTATTGCTCAAAGTTTATATGGAGATTCTTTTGAAGTAGATCAAACGAGTGAGACTACGGTAGGAAGTATTGTCAATAAGGCAGAAGAATTGGTGCAACGCCATACATTTGCGCTCTATGCAGCGGATATGAGTTTTGATGCAGCTGTAAAAGCAGGATGGGGGTATGTAGATACCACAATCAAAAGTAATGAAGTTTATGCTTATCAGGTTCGTGCAACAGATACTCAATTGGCGCTTAGGCCTGCTGCTGTTTTAGTTGTTGCAAATGAAAAAGAACAGTTGCCAGTTGTTGCTGATTTTCACGGTATTCCTGCTGATAAACAAGTCATTCTTTCCTGGGGAATTGAGTTTTTAAAACAAACCTATACTTCTTATAGAGTAGAGCGTTCTATGGATCAGAAAACTTTTATACCACTTTCTGAAAGTCCAATTGTCGATATTAATTCCAACGAGAAGCACAACGCTAATTTTATATTTTTTGGTGACAAATTTCCCACGAATGAAGCGACTTACTACTACAGAATATATGGAATTACCATGTTTGGAGAACAAGGACCTTATTCTGCAGTTATACCCATTCGCGGAGTAGCGTCTCTATTGACAGCTCCACGAATTTTAGATTATCGCTTTACAGCACAAGGAGCTTTGATTTTGGAATGGCAATTTCCAAAAGAAGAAGAAAAGAATGTCGATTACTTTCAACTAGAACATTCCGCAATTGGTGATAAAGAATACCAGGTTATTGCTCCTAAAATAGATCGATCCACTCGTGCGTATGAATATAAAAATGTGAGTTTATCCAATTATATGAAAGTCGTAGCTGTGGATAAGCAGGGACAGAAACTCCGTTCGCAGAGTGTTTTAGCTCAGGCAATAGATTCTATTCCACCAGCTAAGCCTTTGGGGTTGGAAGGACAAATTGATAGTCTAGGAGTTGTAAGACTCCAATGGAAACCCAACGTAGAACCTGATTTAGCAGGCTATCGTTTATTGAGAGCCAATACGGCAAAAGAAGAGTTTGTCGATGTGTATAATGATCGGTTTCAAGATGCATTTGCTGTGGATAGCTTAGATTTTTCATTAGGTAATAAAAAAGTATACTATCGCTTAGTAGCAGAAGATTTTAGATTTAATCGCTCGGATTTTTCAGACGTATTAATCTTGGAAAAACCGACGCATGAACCGCCAACAGCGCCAGTGTTTAGAGATTATTTCTCTAAAGATGGAACCATTGGAGTGTATTGGATTAATAGCTCTTCGGATGATGTCATACAACATACACTTAAACGACGCAAAAAGGGGGAAGTTGAATGGTTGACGATTAGTCAATTTACAGCCGGAGAGGAAGAATTTATCGATCGTGAATTAGAAGCAAATTCATTATATGAATACCTCATTCAAGCCCAAGGTAAAACGGGGTTATGGTCTACACCAACTTATGCTGTTATAACCATTGAAGCATTGAATTTTACGTTGCTTTCTGTAATCAAAGACTTCGAATATACAATAGATCGTTCTAATCGAACTTTAACCATGTATTGGAATTATCACAACAATCAACAGCCGATTGAACTTCAAATCTACAAAAATGAAAAGGGTACTCCACCTTCTTTGTGGAAAGTGATTGATGCTAAATATCAAACGCTTGTTGACAAGGAGTTGAAAATGAACACCACTTATGAGTATTATGTTGTTCCTGAAGTAAAAGGACAAGTGCCAACAAAAGGAGAAAAAATAGAAGTGAATTTTTAAAAGAAAAGTGCGATGAAAAAGAGTGTAGTATTACTGATCATGACATTATTCACTATGCCAAGTTGGGCACAGTTATACCTCAATGGAGAGGCTCATTACAAAGCCCGTGTAAATGGTTGGTCAGATTCAAATGGGAGTAGTTGTGGGGATGATATCACTGGAGGACTTCAATGGATTACAGCTACGTTTGAAAAGGGAGGATTTAGAACATTTGTCAGAGGATCTAAGGACTATCCTGGATCCGGACATGGTTTGCGGGACCACACATTTGATGAAAATTTTAATTTTGATGAAAATAATAAAATAGTTACGATTGAAGTGCATACAACCCATAGAACTAGAGGGACATTCGGTTGTAATAGTACTGGTTATAGGTATTCTAGAAAAGTTTTGAATGGAAAAACTTGTATAAATGCTGAATATTTTGATTTCAAAGATCAGAACAATGAAGGAGGAGCACTAAATCAGACAGGGTATTTTTTCTTAAATATTTATCCCGAAGTTACTTTAAGACTGGATAATAGCGATTTGATTGACTTAGGTAGTGAAAGCGAATTAGTTGTTGCGCCTATTGAAGGGATACATCCTTCTTATTTTAATTGGGAATATAAAACAGCTCAATCCGATTGGCAATTGTTACCTGCAGAATACCAGAAGAAAAACTACCTCAATGTTAAAGGAAAAGCGTTTTTAGGAGCTGAGGCATTTGGACAGATGGTACAACTGAGAGTCAATATGGGATGTGGTATTCCTTCAAATGTAGTTGTGTTTCAATACATGGAATCAGCGCCTCAGATTCGCAGAGAAGGGACTTCAATTAATACAACTTGTTATGATACAGCTGATGGACAGTTTCGCTTGTATTTTGATCGTGCATTAGATGCATCAGAAGAGGAGCATATCAATATTAATGTATTGGATACCAATACCCATAGTCCAATTGCTACGTATGATGATATTCGTCAATTGGAAGCCGATTATTCCTATACGCTAACTGGATTGCCGATTGGAGATTATGAAATAAAAATCACAGGAAAAAAGAATAATAAAGTAACCTATTCAGAAACGCAAACTAAAGCCCCTACGTTTTCTATCGCCCGCTTTGAGCCCGTTGATTTTTCAATGAGTAAAACGGATGTTTGGTGTTATCTGGGAACAGATGGACAAATTCAGTTGCAAGCGAGTGGAGGAACAGGAAGTGGTTATGCCTATCAAGTTAATGATGGAGCATGGGTTGACTTTACAACATCACAAGCAACTACGCATACGATTGAAAATCTTGTAGAAGGGATTTATCGCCTTAAAGTTAGAGATAGCAATGGCTGTGAGGCTAAAATTCAGCAAACGGATAGCAATGGAAATGTTGTATTACAGGAAATTAAGGTATTGGAAATTGCATTAAATGCGCCTCAAACTCCTTTGACCATTGACTATACTTTGATAGATGAACCGCGTTTTTATGGAGCCACCAATGGTCGTATTGTGGCTAAAATAGATGGAGGAACACTGAAAGAGGATCAAACGTATGATTTTACGTGGGTAAATGCAGCAGGAGTTCAAGTAGGTATGCTATCAACGGAATATGTATCAGGCTCTTATTATATCACATTAGATGGGATAGGTACGGATCAATATTATTTAACAGTACAAGATAAAAATTATGCTGCGGCAAGCGATAAGGTTAATTGTACAGTGATTCGCTCTCTGGTTGATTTACCTCAACCTGAACCGCTAGAAGCAAAAATCGAAGTGATCAAGCCTATTTCTTGTCATGTGGATAATGAATTTGGAGATGAAACAGATGTAAATCCCCAAGATGGCCAACGCGATGAATCACAAGATGGGCATTTGAGCATTGTTGCAACAGGAGGTCGTCCATTTACGGGTAGCGAAAACCAAGGACGTCCTTATAAATATACATGGAAAAGAAAAGGAGCCAATCAAACGTGGCATACGTATGATGAAGCTTCTGATCAATTGGATTTATTAGCTGATGGTACGTATGCCGTTAATATTGAGGATTCGTATGGAATTGTTTTAGGTGTGTATCAAAACAATGTATTGATCACTGCTACGGATGTTGTATATCAATTTGAACAACCAACAGAATTAAAACTTCATTTTACAGGAACAGATGCCACTTGTCATGGTGCAGATGGATCCATTCAAGCAAGAATAGAAGGCGGAACACCTCCTTATACCTATCAATGGTCTAATGGCGCTAGTACAGCAACGTTGGATCATTTAGAAGCGATGCCTTATTTCGTTACAGTACACGATGCGAGAGGCTGTTTGGTACAAGGAAGTTTTATCGTCAATCAACCAGATGATGTGGTGTTAACAGAGCAAATTACTCCTTTACGCTGCTATAATGCAACAGACGCCTCTATTGAGGTTTTTGTAACAGGTGGAACTTTACCTTATCGCTATGCGTGGAGTAATGGGGCTACAACGGCTAAAATTGATCAACTCGGCTGGGGAACTTATCAAGTAAAAGTAACAGATGGGCAAGGATGTTCTTTTGTGAAAACGTATACGATTGAAAACCCAGAAGAAATCCGTTTGAATTTAGCAGCACAACGTACGTTGTGTAACGACCAAATGTTAGACTTGGATATTACCCAAAAAGACGATCCTGGGGCGACTTATTTATGGACCTCAACTAATGGATTGAAGAGTTTGGCCTCTCAAGTAACTTTATATTCAGAAGGGATATATACAGCTACAGTAACCACAAGTAACGGCTGTATTATCACAGATCAAATTGAAATAAAACGTTCTACTTCAGCTATTGATGCTTCGTTTTATATTACTTCTCAAGCCTATACGGATGAAGAAGTGATTATCGTGAATGTGAGTAATCCTATGGGACAAACTAGCACGTGGGATATTCCGGATGAGGTCGAAATACTACAAGAAACTAAAGAATATGTAACGTTGCGTTTTGCTACAGAAGGAACCTACCCTATTCAATTGCTACAGACACAAGGGGAGTGTTTTAAAGTTTATCAAAAAGATATTATTGTAGAAAAAAATACAGGATTAACAAACAAAGATAACGGAAGTCAATCTTCTGTAGTAGAGGAATTTATTGTAAGTCCCAATCCGAATGATGGCGTGTTTGAAGTATTGGTTCAGCTGAGTAAAGCTAGCCCAATTAGCCTGCGTATGTTCAATGCTATTGGACAAAAAGTAACCCCCGATCAAACGCTATCTAGTGAGCGAATTCACCGAGTGGATTATACTGCTCGCTTAGCCGCAGGAGGTTATATCCTAGTTTTAGAAACCCCTTATCAGACTTTGAGTAAGCGTATCATTATACGCTAAGTAGGACTGTTTAATTAGATCTGAATGATGAATACGAAATTTATGCGCTATAATTTGTTGCTTCTTTTGCTTGTAACTATGCTACAAGCTTGTTATAAAGAAAATAGTATCCCAGTAGACACCAAGTTTGCAACTCAATTTAAAGAGGGAAAAGAATCGATCCCTGTTTATCTCGAATTGAGTAACCTTACCCAAGGAGCCGATAGTTATTACTGGGAATTTGAAGGAGGAACACCTGCTTCTTCTACGTTAAAAGACCCTGAGGCCATTTTGTATACCAAACCAGGGGTGTATACCATTAGACTGAAAGCAGAAAATGTCGACGGAGAGCAAGGGGTTTACGAACAAAAAATTGACATTAAAGATGCTATTGTCATCTCTTTTACCAAGGAAATTGTCGATAGCAATTATCCACCTGTGGAGGTGAAATTCACCAATACAACGGAAGGAGTAGGGTTTACTTACCATTGGAAATTTGAGGGAGGAACACCTGCTGAATCTAAAGAAAAAAATCCAGTACCCGTAGTATTTAAAACCCCAGGAATTCATAAAGTCACTTTGACTGTTAGCAATGGATATGAATCTTTTACGCAAGTAGATCAAGTCGAAGTACAAGATAATATTGCTCTTGACTTTGATTGGGAACCTGCTTTTGAAGACTATGATTATCAGGCACCTGTTAAATTACAACTCCAAAATAAAACAACCTTTGCGATTGCTTATGAATGGATATTTGAAGGGGCTGATATTCAGTATAGTACCCAAGAAAACCCTGTTGTGCATTACCAACAGCCTGGCACGTATACCATTACTTTGAAAGCCAATAATGGCAAACAGGTAAAGGAGCATAAGAAACAAGTTACTAT
The window above is part of the Myroides odoratus DSM 2801 genome. Proteins encoded here:
- a CDS encoding helix-turn-helix domain-containing protein — protein: MKIPLEPFMHRSSSRLYINSENLDKVLELRKDFIFTPHELSFFSIHLFTEGEGILDVDFSPIKVVEKEVLVLFKNQVVEWKEPLNYKAKILIFTEDFFCIDEMHFQFFYTSTIFKHLGKCKSIAIHNHFDELVLLFDIINQELEKPYYPKQQYVLNNYLFNILIFLERALNQNAVEEKLTVSHEKLIVAKFKDLVNRKLNKSYSVKMYAEELNLGLRTIEYAFQKIENTTPYKWICKRMVMEISRCLLYKDLPVNVISYQLGFKEANHLSVFFKKQTGFTPLEYKSKYSKE
- a CDS encoding 4Fe-4S dicluster domain-containing protein — its product is MATMITDQCINCGACEPECPNNAIYEGSDDWRYKEGTVLKGNIILPDGTEIDADEFQDSIADDIYYIVPGKCTECKGHFGEPQCAAVCPVDCCIDDPDHEESEEVLLQRFSFLQQQ
- a CDS encoding NADPH-dependent FMN reductase; this encodes MKVLIFTGALERRADSTSERLSQYLSDELTTLGIETSVFKIAESGIPLFDITSTRTPNAVELMNLQFREADIHLWLTPLYHGSMTGAMKNCFDWLEISAKSPNPYLTGKTVGLVCWADGVQAMQGINAMDAVAKALRAWPAPYSVAIQRSELYTENGSINPKYQERFRTLLQLITKKQ
- a CDS encoding DUF2480 family protein, producing MATDTIVNKVAATGIIAFDLMTYEPTIEVVGFDLKPLLYMEMIIKEKEFRTAVAQVDFSCYRDKAVAVYCSVDAIIPQWVYMVIADKLYSETTVFKFCTPDALKLELWESNVQQADTTEYHNQKVVVRANPEVPPSLYMVASKKLKPLVKSLLYGEIGMPKVIFK
- a CDS encoding superoxide dismutase, whose translation is MSNFNLPALAYAYDALEPHFDQETMTIHHSKHHQAYVDNLNNALAGTPNENKSIEEILGNISTYAPAVRNNGGGHFNHTLFWSILSPTAQLAPKGKLAEAIGQTFGSLENLKEEIKKVGLGQFGSGWAWLFVKADGTLAVTGTPNQDNPLMDTNGANQGYPILGVDVWEHAYYLKYQNKRADYLDAFWSVLDWSLVEQHYLTALANL
- a CDS encoding helix-turn-helix transcriptional regulator; amino-acid sequence: MKKSSTDRILMQLKMRGEVIAADLADQLEITKEGARLQLQKLLKEGLVSAVFKSEGVGRPIAYYSLTDQGLAKFPDTHAQVTVEMIEAVRKLFGENALDLLIADREKKVYQHYETVIGQPNSIEEVLNRLVKIRTQEGYMAEWQKEEDGSYIFIENHCPICAAATVCQGFCRSELNNFRQLMGSDFQVERIQYIISGAHRCTYRITKKELE
- a CDS encoding fibronectin type III domain-containing protein, which produces MIKNTFLVILFLLNCANLAYSQNEGAVQIKATVSEGKVKLRWGVDQPYEWQKANTDGFSITRLVVKRDGVLLSQPEKVELAQVKAEALEAWMDVIQQDQFAAIIAQSLYGDSFEVDQTSETTVGSIVNKAEELVQRHTFALYAADMSFDAAVKAGWGYVDTTIKSNEVYAYQVRATDTQLALRPAAVLVVANEKEQLPVVADFHGIPADKQVILSWGIEFLKQTYTSYRVERSMDQKTFIPLSESPIVDINSNEKHNANFIFFGDKFPTNEATYYYRIYGITMFGEQGPYSAVIPIRGVASLLTAPRILDYRFTAQGALILEWQFPKEEEKNVDYFQLEHSAIGDKEYQVIAPKIDRSTRAYEYKNVSLSNYMKVVAVDKQGQKLRSQSVLAQAIDSIPPAKPLGLEGQIDSLGVVRLQWKPNVEPDLAGYRLLRANTAKEEFVDVYNDRFQDAFAVDSLDFSLGNKKVYYRLVAEDFRFNRSDFSDVLILEKPTHEPPTAPVFRDYFSKDGTIGVYWINSSSDDVIQHTLKRRKKGEVEWLTISQFTAGEEEFIDRELEANSLYEYLIQAQGKTGLWSTPTYAVITIEALNFTLLSVIKDFEYTIDRSNRTLTMYWNYHNNQQPIELQIYKNEKGTPPSLWKVIDAKYQTLVDKELKMNTTYEYYVVPEVKGQVPTKGEKIEVNF